From Rutidosis leptorrhynchoides isolate AG116_Rl617_1_P2 chromosome 3, CSIRO_AGI_Rlap_v1, whole genome shotgun sequence, a single genomic window includes:
- the LOC139896744 gene encoding DNA gyrase subunit A, chloroplastic/mitochondrial-like — protein MRPSYTISNNQSMAFTTGIRFFRCYNQLSLPISTSLLSRQTRTDGLRFLSVNLKSGRFSSAVNSKRRDSAVTDGIDGGGGDNGNGGIVTAIGDGGDRDGRIVATELHKEATEAYMSYAMSVLLGRALPDVRDGLKPVHRRILYALHELGLSSRKPHKKCARVVGEVLGKFHPHGDNAVYDSLVRMAQDFSLRFPLISGHGNFGSLDGDNPAAMRYTECRLEALAETMLLSDLDMDTVDFVPNFDSSLKEPSLLPARIPNLLLNGSSGIAVGMATNIPPHNLGELVDALCVLIHNPDATLQELMEYMPGPDFPTGGILMGNLGILEAYRTGKGRVIVRGKTEIEASNSRSKSAAIIVKEIPYQTNKSSLVMKIAELIQNKTLEGISDIRDESDRSGMRIVIELKRGADPSIILNNLYRFTALQSSFSCNMVGILDGQPKQMGLKELLQAFLDFRCSVVERRAKFKLAHARDRNHIVEGIIIGLDNIDDVIDVIRKATSNSVASADLRKKFHLSEKQAEAILDMNLRRLTMLEKSKFISEGKSLMDQICHLEELLSSRRQILQVIEQEASEIKNKFSTSRRSTVEDADNGTLDEIDVIPNEEMLLAFSEKGYVKRMKPDTFNLQHRGTIGKSVGKLRVNDTMSDFLVCRAHDRLLYFSDKGTVYSARAYKIPECSRAAAGTPLIQILSLADGEKITSIIPVSEFVEDQYLLMLTANGYIKKVSLMYFSSIRSSGIIALQLVPGDSLKWVRHCTNKDDVAMASQNGMVILSSCEIIRALGRNTRGSIAMKLKEGDRMASVDIIPAAKQDGTVSVPEADYSQKRSHGPWLLFVSENGYGKRVPLSRFRQSRLNRVGLRGYKFSSEDRLAAVFVVGFTSADDGESDEQVVLVSQSGTVNRIKVRDIPIQSRLGRGVILMRLEHAGKIQSASLISASEPELEEVEAAAV, from the exons ATGAGACCAtcatacacaatatcaaacaatcaATCAATGGCATTCACTACCGGAATTCGTTTTTTCCGGTGTTATAATCAATTATCTCTCCCAATTTCAACCTCTCTATTATCGAGGCAAACTCGCACAGATGGTCTTCGTTTTCTGTCGGTGAATCTGAAGTCGGGACGTTTTTCGTCGGCGGTGAACTCGAAACGGCGTGATAGTGCCGTAACTGACGGTATTGACGGCGGCGGTGGTGATAACGGAAATGGAGGGATAGTAACGGCGATTGGTGATGGCGGTGATAGGGACGGACGGATCGTTGCTACTGAGCTTCATAAAGAAGCTACTGAAGCTTATATGTCTTATGCTATGTCGGTTTTACTTGGACGAGCTTTACCGGATGTTCGTGACGGATTAAAGCCGGTTCACCGGCGTATATT ATATGCATTGCATGAATTGGGGCTTTCATCGCGTAAACCTCATAAAAAATGCGCGAGAGTTGTTGGAGAG GTGCTTGGTAAGTTTCACCCGCACGGTGATAATGCTGTCTACGATTCGCTGGTGCGAATGGCACAG GATTTTTCATTGCGTTTTCCACTTATTAGCGGTCATGGGAATTTCGGTTCACTGGATGGAGATAATCCTGCAGCTATGCGATATACAGAATGTAGATTGGAA GCACTTGCTGAAACAATGCTATTATCAGATTTGGATATGGATACA GTTGATTTTGTTCCGAACTTTGACAGCTCACTAAAAGAACCTTCGTTGCTTCCTGCTCGGATTCCAAACTTGTTATTAAATGGTTCTTCGGGGATTGCG GTCGGAATGGCAACCAATATTCCTCCACATAATCTAGGGGAGTTGGTTGATGCTCTATGTGTGTTGATTCATAATCCAGATGCCACG CTGCAAGAACTAATGGAGTACATGCCTGGACCTGACTTTCCGACAGGAGGAATCTTAATGGGAAATCTTGG CATCTTGGAGGCTTATCGAACTGGAAAAGGACGTGTCATAGTCCGAGGAAAGACAGAGATCGAAGCATCTAATTCTAGATCAAAGAGTGCTGCAATTATTGTAAAAGAG ATTCCATATCAGACCAACAAATCCTCTCTTGTTATGAAAATCGCTGAGCTAATTCAGAACAAG ACATTAGAAGGGATAAGCGATATCCGGGATGAGAGCGATCGATCTGGAATGCGAATAGTCATCGAG cTTAAGAGGGGCGCTGATCCATCTATTATACTGAATAATTTATATCGCTTCACTGCTCTACAGTCAAGTTTTAGCTGTAACATGGTTGG TATTCTTGATGGGCAACCTAAACAAATGGGCTTAAAGGAACTGCTCCAG GCTTTCTTGGATTTTAGATGTTCGGTGGTTGAAAGACGGGCAAAGTTTAAGCTTGCACATGCACGAGACAGAAATCACATTGTTGAG GGCATCATAATTGGGCTCGATAATATTGATGATGTCATTGATGTAATCAGAAAAGCTACAAGCAATTCAGTAGCATCAGCTGATTTGAGGAAAA AATTTCATTTATCTGAAAAGCAAGCAGAGGCAATATTAGATATGAACTTACGGAGACTTACAATGCTTGAG AAAAGTAAATTCATTAGCGAAGGAAAATCCTTGATGGACCAGATCTGTCATTTAGAAGAACTGCTGTCAAGCAGACGCCAAATATTGCAG GTAATTGAACAAGAAGCTAGTGAGATAAAGAATAAGTTTTCCACTTCTCGCCGGTCAACTGTGGAGGATGCTGATAATGGCACACTTGATGAAATAGATGTTATCCCCAATGAAGAAATGTTATTG GCATTTAGTGAAAAAGGTTATGTTAAAAGGATGAAGCCTGACACTTTCAATCTACAACATCGTGGAACAATTGGTAAATCAGTTGGAAAGCTTAGAGTTAATGACACAATGTCTGACTTCCTTGTCTGTCGTGCCCATGATCGTCTCCTTTATTTCAG TGATAAGGGTACTGTGTATTCTGCTCGTGCCTACAAGATTCCAGAATGTTCCCGTGCAGCTGCAGGTACACCCCTCATTCAG ATTTTGTCCTTAGCGGATGGTGAAAAAATTACTTCTATTATTCCTGTTAGTGAGTTTGTTGAAGATCAGTACCTTCTGATGCTAACTGCAAATGGCTACATCAAAAAAGTATCTTTGATGTATTTTTCATCTATTAGGTCGTCTGGGATTATAGCACTTCAGCTG GTCCCTGGTGATTCACTCAAATGGGTCCGCCATTGTACGAATAAAGACGATGTTGCAATGGCTTCACAAAATGGAATGGTTATTCTTAGTTCTTGTGAGATT ATCCGAGCACTTGGAAGAAACACCCGAGGCTCAATAGCAATGAAACTGAAAGAAGGTGACAGAATGGCATCTGTGGATATTATACCTGCTGCCAAACAGGATGGAACAGTCAGTGTTCCTGAAGCCGACTACAGCCA GAAACGATCACATGGCCCATGGCTGTTATTTGTGTCTGAAAATGGTTATGGAAAGCGAGTTCCTCTCAGTCGTTTCCGTCAGTCGCGTTTAAATAGGGTTGGTTTAAGAGGATACAAG TTCTCATCTGAAGACCGCCTGGCTGCTGTTTTTGTAGTTGGTTTCACTTCAGCAG ATGATGGTGAAAGTGATGAACAAGTTGTTCTTGTGAGTCAGAGTGGTACAGTGAACCGAATTAAAGTCAGGGATATTCCAATACAATCACGTCTTGGAAG GGGAGTGATATTGATGCGGCTTGAACATGCCGGGAAGATTCAGTCGGCTTCTTTAATTTCAGCATCAGAACCTGAGCTTGAGGAAGTTGAAGCTGCTGCCGTCTAG